A segment of the Brevundimonas sp. M20 genome:
CGGTCTGTTCAACTCGGTGATGTTCCCGGCCATCTTCACCCTGACGCTGGAGCGCTCATCCGCCCCCGCGTCGGCGACCTCGGGCCTGCTGTGCATGGCCATCATCGGCGGCGCGGTCCTGCCTCTGCTGGGCGGCTGGATGGCGGACTCGGCGGGGCTGAACCTGGCCTTCGTGATCCCGCTGGTCGGCTACGTCATCCTGACGATCTTCGCGGTCGCCGCGGCCCGGGCGAGGGTCCGCAATGTGGAGACGCCGGTGGCGACGGGCGGTCACTGACCGCCTGCTCCCATCGCTGAAAGACGAGGGCCGCCGGGGGAAACTCCGGCGGCCTTTTGGTTGGGTAGAGAGGAGGCAATAGGCAGCAGGCAGTAGGCAGTAGGCAGCAGGTCGGGCGGGGCTTTCCGTCCCGGATGCGGCCTTGGCATGCCGGAGGTGGGGCATTGCTTTTGCGTGGGCAGGAGAGGCCAGCGACCCTGCTGCCTGCTGCCTGCTGCCTGCTGCCTGCTGCCTGCTGCCTGCTGCCTACGGCCTCAGACCTACGGCCTCAGGATCAGCCGCGCTCGCGCTCGGTGGGCTGGCCGGCCTTGTCGAGGATGGCGGCGCACAGGGCGAACAGGACGGCCAGGGCGGCGGTGCGCAGGGGGTAGTCGACGCCGGAGTGCACGAGCATGGTCAGAAGGGCGATGCTGGCGGCGCGCTGGAGATCCCGTTCCCGGGAGGGGCCGGCTCGCCAGGCGGCCCAGAGGCGGCGTCCGTACCAGATCAGGAAGGCGATGATCAGAGCGGCGCCGAACCAGCCCGCTTCCAGCCAGGTTTCCAGATACTCGTTGTGGGCGTGATTGAAGAAGGTGGGGTCCAGCTGATCCAGCGGCTCGACCGAACGATAGACTGCGTCGAAGCTGCCGATGCCGGAGCCGACGGGCAGCCAGCTGTCGGCCGCGGAAGCGACGATGGGCCAGCCCTCGAAACGGCCTTCCGGCGCGGACTGGACATCGAAGCGAGCGAGGATCGGCGGCAAGGCCAGAATCGCCACGGCGCCGATGGCGGCCGCGACGCCGCCGGTCAGGGCGATCAGCCCGGGGCCGGGACGACCACGGCCGGCGGCGATCCAGGCGGCCAGCAGGCTGGCGACGGCGATCGGGCCGAACAGGATGACGCCGGCGCGTGACCGGATGGCGGCCAGACCGACTACCACCAGCCCCATGAACAGGGCGCCGAACCACAGCGGCAGGCGCTGCTCGCTGCGGCGGCGCAGCACGGCGGCCCCGAAGACCGCCGCGAACGGCAGGCAGGCCAGCAACAGGGTGGCGAGGTGGTTGCGGTTGGCGAAGAAGCCGGTGACCGAGCCCGCCGCGGTGGTCGCCCACAGGTAGAAGCGGGTGTCGCCGCTGGCCAGCTGAACCGCTCCCAGAAGCACGGAGACGACGGCCGCGACCAGATAGAAGGCCAGCATTCGCGCGGTCTGGGCCTGCGAGGAGCCGAGTACAGCCAGGAACATGGCGGCGGGCGGAAGGATGGCCAGCACGGACTGCCAGGTGAGGTCCGGCGTGACCGTCAGCGGCGCCCAGGCGGGCTGGATGCCCGCAAGCTCAAGCGCCAGCACCATCTCGCTGCGCCCAGGCAGGGACGTCCAGATCGCTGGCGGCAGGGGAATGAGCTGGATCAGGGGGATGGCGATGAAGGCGCCGAGGAGGCCCAGAGCGAACCTGTGCGACTTCCATTCGCCGGACCGCAGCAGTCGGTCCGCGCTCATCACCAGAAGGGGCAGGGCGGCCAGTTCAACAAGCGCGAGACGCAGGGCGTGCTCGCGGCTGGCGCCGCCGAAGACAAACGAAAGGGCCAGCAGAAGGGTCGCAGCAATCGCTACGCCATCCCACTGGCCCTTCAAACATTTAATCGGCACGCGTTACGACTGCATCAGGCGCAGCGCGGACCGGGTCTGCTTAGTCGCTTTCCGAGTCGTCGTCCGAAGCGACGACGACGACGCCCACCAGCACCGCGGTGCCGATGATGAGCACCGGGAGCGGAATGCCCTGGAACTCCGACGAGGCGTCGGCGCGAGCGCCCACGCGGTCGCCGACGCGAACGACGGCAGAGTTGTTGGCGGCGGCGGCTTGGCCAGCCACGAGCAGCAGGCCTGCCGTTACAGCGGCGATGGTCTTACGCATGCTAATCCCCTTCTAATCAGGTCTTTGGTACGGGCTGGCCCGCGACGTATCGAGAATGGGTATAGGCGGCGAAGGTTTCCAAATCAATACGATTCCGGCGGTCTTTGGTGCAAATCGGCCACCGTTCAGTACCGAGTTCGTGTCTCAGGGGATCGGGGTGATCGCCAGCTTGTCGAGCCAGGCGGCGGTTCTGGAGCGGACATCACCCGCCCGGGTCTCGAGTCGCAGCCATTGGGCGCGGCATCCCGTCGGCACGGTGAAGGTCGTGCTGAACGGGGTCCAGACCTCGGATCCCGGGGCCGCGGCGGGGGCGGACATGACCACCAGGTCGCCCGGGGCGCAGGTGACCGTCAGGGCCAGACGTTTTGCGGGCTCGCCCGCCTCGGTCCGCGATTCGGCGCTCAGGCGATACCGGCCGGGCGACAGGAACATCAGCTGCTCCGCGATTCGCGAGGCGGAATAACCGTCATAGTCCACGCGCAGGGCGGGGTCGGCCGGGCGCACGTCATCCGGAACGATTTCCGCGACCACCCCCGCGTCCTGGGCCAGACGCCACTGGAAGGGTTCAGGCGCGGAGGCGTCGCCGAATCCGCCGTTGGTGACCAGATTGGCGACCGACGGACGGTTCAGGCGCGCGCGGACGACCCGCACGGCCTCGATCTGCCCCTTCTCCATCAACTGGATATAGAGCTGGTGCAGTTCGGTGTTGGTAAGGGGCGCGCGGCCGTTCTGCAGCAGGACGGCCAGATTGATCGCCACCTGCAGGCCCGCGACGTCGCCGTACAGGCTTTCCAGATAGGACTGGCGCCAGGGCGGGTTGGCGGTGAGCAAGGTCGCGACCTGGGGCAGGGCCCTTTGCTGGTCGAGGGTGGCGGCGGTGGTGAACAGCCGGAACACCTGCGGGCGAACGTCCTCGCGACGGCGCACCAGGGTGTCCGCGTGGGCGAAGGCCGAGGCATAGTCGCCCCGTTTGAGCCGATAATCGACCAGCCAGGCGTGGGCCGGGTCGTCGCGCAGGCTCCAGTTGCCCGCGAGGGTCAGAATGTCGTCGGCGGCGGTTTCGCGGCCCGCGGCGGCCTCGGTCAGGCCCACGACCCGCAGGGCGCGGACATCGAAGGGGGACCGGGCCACGGCTTCGCGGGCCAGGTCGGCGGCCTGACGATAGCGTTGGGGGTCATTGTCCTTGCGCCCCGCGGCGTACTCGCTTTCGGCGGCGCGACGCAGGACCAGCGGCGATGTCGGGGCGACCGCGAGAGTGACCTCGGCCGGGCCCCGCTGGAGCACCGGCTGGATCAACACCTGCCAGCCCAGGACGACGCCCAGCGCGGTCAGTCCCCAGGAGACGACCTCGGTCGCCCGCAAGCGCTTGCGGGCGGGAGCGGCGGCGCGGTCCGCCTCTTTCCTCAACCCTTCTTGCCCTTCTTGGCGGCCGGGGTCTCTTCCTGGGCGCCGTAGTTGTAGTCATACGCGTAGTCGTACCCACCGTAGGTGGCGGTCTTGGCGTTGAACTTGGTCAACACCGCGCCGAGCAGGCGGGCGCGGCCCATCTTCAGACGACGCAGGGCGCCGCGGGCCTGACCGCGACGGGTGCCGCGCGATTCCAGCACGAACAGAACGCCGCCGACGGTCGCCGCCAGCAGGGGCGAGTCGGCGAAGCCCAGAACCGGCGGGCCGTCGACCACGACGTGATCGAAGCTGGCGCCGGCGTCGTTCAGGAACTGACGCAGACGATCACCGCCCCACAGTTCAGCGGGGTTGGGCGGCAGCGGGCCGCAGGGGATGAAGAACAGGTTCTCCTGACGCGTGCGCTGGGTGACCGAGGCCAGATCGACCGAGCCTGAGAGCAGGTTGCTCATGCCGCGTTCGTTCTCGACACCGACCACGCGGTGCATTGAAGGATTGCGCAGGTCGCCGTCGACCAGCAGCACCCGCTTGCCCACGCGAGCAAGGTTCAGCGCCACGGCATAGGCCGTGGTGGACTTGCCTTCGGCCGGGCGGGCCGAGGAGACCAGCAGGCTGGCGGGGGCGCCGTTCGGGGTGGAGAACTGAAGCGCCGTTCTCAGGGAGTAGTAGGCCTCGGAGAAGCCGGATCGGATGTCCAACAGGGCGGCGGCGGTCGTCTGGCCCTTGTCGAGCAGCGGCACGACGCCCAGCACCGGAACGCCCAGCTTCTTCTCGACGTCGTCCGGGGTGGCCAGGGTTTCGTCCAGGGCTTCCAGAACCAGGGCGGCGATCACGCCGATGCCCAGGCCGAAAATCGCGGCCAGCGCCAGGTTGATGATCATGTTCGGCTTCGACGGCGAGACCGGCGGGGTGGCGGTGTCGACGATCGAGATGTTGTTGGCGGTCACATTGCCGGTGACGCCGACTTCCTTGTAGCGCTGCAGCAGGCCCTCATAGAGGGTGCGGGTGGTGTCCAGCTCGCGTTGCAGGATGTTGTACTGGATCGAGCGGTCGCGCAGGTCGAGGACGTCGCCCTTCAGGCTGTCGACCTGGTTCTGCAGCGAACGCTCCTGATTGGCGGCGACCACATACTGGCTCTGGATCGAAGCGCGGATGTTGGTCGCCAGGGCGCGGACCTGACCGTCGATCTCGGTGATCTGGCCGCGCAGGCGGACCATCTCGGGATAGTCGGCCTGATAGATGCTCGACTTCTGCTGGTACTCGGCCTCCAGCTGGGCGCGTTGCTCGCCCAGACGCTGGATCGAGGGGTTCTGCAGCACTTCCGGCAGGGTCATGACCTCGGCGGTGCGGGCCGTGCGCCAGCGCTCCTCGGCGGCGACGCGGGCGGCGCGGGCTTCGGCCAGCGAGGAGTTCAGCGCCACCAGATTGTTCGAGGCCAGCGACTGCGAGCTGCCCGAGGCGTTGGTTCCGCCTTCGCTGGGTTCGCCGACGTTGATGATCTGCTGGTTGGCGGCATAGGCGACCAGCTGACGCTCGGCTTCCTCCAGGCGGCCCTTGGTCTGGGCGATACGCTCTTCCAGGAATTCGCGAGCATAGGCCGATGACTGGAATTTCCGGTCGAGATTGGCCTGGATGAAGTTCTCGGAGAAACCGTTGGCGACGCGGGCGGCGACGACGGGGTTCGGGTTGTCGAAGCCGACGGCGACCAGACGCGAGCCGCGCACCGGGGTGATGCTCAGATTGTCCTGCACGTAGGCGAGGGCGGCGTTGCGGCGGCGCTCGGCCTGGGCGGCGGCGCTGCCGCCACCGGCCGGGGGCTCGACCCCGAGCTCTTCCAGCGCGCGGTCCGAGCTGGCCAGGCCGAGGCTTTCAACCACGCGTTCGGCCAGCGAGCGGCTGCGCAGCAGGCCGTACTGGGTCTGGAAGAACTCTTCCCCCTGCGCCATGCTTTCGCGCGGGCTGACATCCTCTGCGGAGGTGAAGACGCGGGCGGCCTCGCGGTCGATCTGCAGCGTCGCCTTGGCGCTGTAGATCGGGGTCATCAGCAGGGTCATCGCC
Coding sequences within it:
- a CDS encoding O-antigen ligase is translated as MKGQWDGVAIAATLLLALSFVFGGASREHALRLALVELAALPLLVMSADRLLRSGEWKSHRFALGLLGAFIAIPLIQLIPLPPAIWTSLPGRSEMVLALELAGIQPAWAPLTVTPDLTWQSVLAILPPAAMFLAVLGSSQAQTARMLAFYLVAAVVSVLLGAVQLASGDTRFYLWATTAAGSVTGFFANRNHLATLLLACLPFAAVFGAAVLRRRSEQRLPLWFGALFMGLVVVGLAAIRSRAGVILFGPIAVASLLAAWIAAGRGRPGPGLIALTGGVAAAIGAVAILALPPILARFDVQSAPEGRFEGWPIVASAADSWLPVGSGIGSFDAVYRSVEPLDQLDPTFFNHAHNEYLETWLEAGWFGAALIIAFLIWYGRRLWAAWRAGPSRERDLQRAASIALLTMLVHSGVDYPLRTAALAVLFALCAAILDKAGQPTERERG
- a CDS encoding polysaccharide biosynthesis tyrosine autokinase: MLGDNHFADERNPRHGRASGEAVFDDNQPGVWVDEAEEAPVFDLGAYWRLALKHRILIIGCFLAALAIGAAMTLLMTPIYSAKATLQIDREAARVFTSAEDVSPRESMAQGEEFFQTQYGLLRSRSLAERVVESLGLASSDRALEELGVEPPAGGGSAAAQAERRRNAALAYVQDNLSITPVRGSRLVAVGFDNPNPVVAARVANGFSENFIQANLDRKFQSSAYAREFLEERIAQTKGRLEEAERQLVAYAANQQIINVGEPSEGGTNASGSSQSLASNNLVALNSSLAEARAARVAAEERWRTARTAEVMTLPEVLQNPSIQRLGEQRAQLEAEYQQKSSIYQADYPEMVRLRGQITEIDGQVRALATNIRASIQSQYVVAANQERSLQNQVDSLKGDVLDLRDRSIQYNILQRELDTTRTLYEGLLQRYKEVGVTGNVTANNISIVDTATPPVSPSKPNMIINLALAAIFGLGIGVIAALVLEALDETLATPDDVEKKLGVPVLGVVPLLDKGQTTAAALLDIRSGFSEAYYSLRTALQFSTPNGAPASLLVSSARPAEGKSTTAYAVALNLARVGKRVLLVDGDLRNPSMHRVVGVENERGMSNLLSGSVDLASVTQRTRQENLFFIPCGPLPPNPAELWGGDRLRQFLNDAGASFDHVVVDGPPVLGFADSPLLAATVGGVLFVLESRGTRRGQARGALRRLKMGRARLLGAVLTKFNAKTATYGGYDYAYDYNYGAQEETPAAKKGKKG